A DNA window from Bacteroidales bacterium contains the following coding sequences:
- a CDS encoding PAS domain S-box protein produces MNSTIKILIVENNKTEILKIEHYLKKSDFKYFVEYVHSLHKLKNTLNTFKPDIILLGCNFSEFLNSNISEIILQYKNNIPFIIITDPLTDKTIEKLYQKGITDYILKEDLIRLLPTIKRALKQNKTIDTFGEKQFEFIFEEFEDPIIIVDVAKDKMPVVKKVNNAVSKVFKFKKADITGSPLNKIVPHIPKKEIIECVTLILKEKKIRKKISVNIPNNKNSKFILFDFIANIIIINNKKYIIIKSREITERHYYHTKISKQKETLKKRNKTYLEQNIKLFDKIIKQKKTQKALTEKIDIINNSPIVSFSLKNKPGWPVSYVSDNIYRNFGYRISDFINKNITFEDIIYKEDMPYLKNEIKTNNTGNSIRINHKPYRIITKNKTIKWVTGSTFIIQKNGETTNFEVIVYDISENIKKQKALQESEKKYRSILNANPDIITICSKDKKLQYMNTAAVNKFGYKENGVTCYKALFGFEKVCSWCGHEYADKYGCFQNEVVFPGDYRYLLGTFSKINNNETTDYLCLYKDITELKSLQNERLDLLSALETGLNEVYIINPSSFNIMYANSKSYKNLGISNIDILKHKIYYFQSGQNKKTYIKYLKKLKANKEVYFETSHKTLNNKKYPVSVYLKLVKKGNKQVILAFVNNISEKNKTKEKIRLLSAAVTQGPVGIIITDTNGKIKYTNPKFTEMTGYTAKDVIGRTPGILKSGKQTDTFYKKLWDTITLGYTWNGEFCNRKKNGELYWEKASIKPIINDKGEIIFFVSVKEDITAYKIIREKLIKSEKHFRLLFENSILGMYRTTPNGKIVKANKAFCKILGYNSFSEIKNCNLETDCDVTVNRLKIKNTIEKNGYITGFESIWKDKKNKLKYVRENVVELQDEKGDIYFEGIVENITEEKRKEKELQEIHELNKQIINVGELGYAIYKRNGECVFVSDNYATILGTDTESILNQNFREKRNWKKLQLINIAIECIKTGSSEKRLIEGTSNFNKEVWIELNFRRIYKGVEPRLLVIIKDISSYMRAKRKQIQTKSEYLSLIGSINLPIFGIDIFGKIKEWNNAAEMLTGHSRNKVKNKHFKDIFIIREDSVFSNLMSYILSGNSITNEELDIKTKKGILIRMLISSTTQIDENENVSRIICIAQDITEREIYKADLEKKVEERTHKLIEALEKEKELSELKSQFVSMASHEFRTPLSAIKFAAGFVKKYYDRAEKEKILKKAEKIETQVNHMTKLLEDVLTIGKIENGKIKYNPQRIDMIEELETIIEDVIIATKNSHKINFKCNKNKCIITSDTKILRNIFINLLSNAIKFSPDADEVIFNVSVNKKDIKFEVIDKGIGIKEEELKSIFNPFRRGRNVETIQGTGLGLAIVKESVELLKGDVTVESDQRKGTKFTIILQKQQQIRFRNISEQFIES; encoded by the coding sequence ATGAACAGCACAATAAAAATTTTAATTGTAGAGAATAACAAAACTGAAATTCTGAAAATTGAACACTACTTGAAGAAATCGGATTTTAAGTATTTTGTTGAATATGTACATAGTTTACATAAACTAAAAAATACTTTAAACACCTTTAAACCAGACATTATACTGTTAGGCTGTAATTTTTCAGAATTTTTAAATTCTAATATTTCAGAAATTATTTTACAGTATAAAAATAACATCCCTTTTATCATTATTACAGATCCTTTAACCGACAAAACAATTGAGAAACTTTATCAAAAAGGCATTACAGATTATATTCTAAAAGAAGATTTAATACGTCTGTTGCCAACTATTAAAAGGGCTTTAAAGCAAAATAAAACAATCGATACTTTCGGAGAGAAACAATTCGAATTTATTTTTGAAGAATTTGAAGACCCTATTATAATAGTTGATGTTGCAAAAGACAAAATGCCTGTAGTAAAGAAAGTAAATAATGCCGTAAGTAAAGTATTTAAATTCAAAAAAGCAGATATAACAGGCAGCCCTTTAAACAAAATAGTGCCTCATATTCCAAAAAAAGAAATAATTGAGTGTGTAACCCTAATATTAAAAGAAAAAAAAATAAGAAAAAAAATATCCGTTAATATCCCCAATAATAAAAATAGTAAATTTATTCTTTTTGACTTTATTGCAAACATTATAATAATTAACAATAAAAAATATATAATAATCAAATCAAGAGAAATTACTGAACGACACTATTATCACACTAAAATCTCAAAGCAAAAAGAAACCTTAAAAAAACGGAATAAAACTTACTTGGAACAAAACATCAAATTATTTGATAAAATAATAAAACAAAAAAAAACACAAAAAGCACTTACAGAAAAAATAGATATTATTAACAACAGTCCTATTGTTTCTTTTTCTTTGAAGAATAAACCGGGATGGCCTGTATCTTATGTTTCCGATAATATATACAGAAATTTCGGTTATCGGATTTCTGACTTTATTAATAAAAATATAACCTTTGAGGATATAATATATAAAGAAGACATGCCTTACTTAAAAAATGAAATTAAAACAAATAATACAGGCAATAGTATAAGAATAAATCATAAGCCTTACAGGATTATTACAAAAAACAAAACCATAAAATGGGTAACAGGCAGCACGTTCATTATACAAAAAAACGGAGAAACAACAAACTTCGAAGTAATTGTTTACGATATAAGTGAAAATATTAAAAAACAAAAAGCTCTTCAAGAAAGTGAAAAGAAATATCGCTCAATACTGAATGCAAATCCGGATATTATTACAATTTGCAGTAAAGATAAAAAATTGCAATACATGAACACAGCAGCGGTTAATAAGTTTGGATACAAAGAAAACGGAGTAACTTGCTATAAGGCACTTTTCGGTTTTGAAAAAGTTTGTAGTTGGTGCGGACACGAATATGCAGACAAATACGGATGTTTTCAAAATGAAGTCGTTTTTCCTGGTGATTACAGGTACTTGCTGGGAACATTCTCTAAAATAAATAATAATGAAACAACTGACTACTTATGCTTATATAAAGATATTACAGAATTAAAATCATTGCAAAATGAACGACTTGACCTATTGAGTGCTTTAGAAACCGGATTAAATGAAGTTTACATTATAAACCCTTCATCCTTTAATATAATGTATGCAAATTCTAAATCGTATAAAAATCTCGGAATATCAAATATTGATATCTTAAAACATAAAATTTACTATTTTCAATCAGGTCAAAATAAAAAAACATACATAAAATATCTTAAAAAGCTTAAAGCTAATAAAGAGGTTTATTTTGAAACATCACATAAAACCTTAAACAATAAAAAATATCCCGTATCTGTATATCTGAAATTAGTTAAAAAAGGTAATAAACAAGTAATTTTGGCATTTGTAAATAATATTTCAGAAAAAAATAAAACGAAAGAAAAAATTAGGTTGTTATCAGCTGCAGTAACACAAGGCCCGGTAGGTATAATAATAACAGATACTAACGGAAAAATAAAATATACAAATCCCAAATTTACGGAAATGACCGGCTATACAGCCAAAGATGTGATAGGAAGAACCCCCGGAATTTTAAAGTCAGGAAAACAAACAGACACTTTCTACAAAAAATTATGGGATACCATTACTCTCGGTTATACCTGGAACGGGGAATTTTGCAACAGAAAAAAGAACGGAGAATTATACTGGGAAAAAGCAAGTATAAAACCTATTATCAATGACAAAGGAGAAATAATTTTTTTTGTTTCCGTAAAAGAAGACATAACTGCATATAAAATAATAAGAGAAAAACTGATAAAATCGGAAAAACACTTTCGTTTGCTTTTTGAAAACTCAATATTGGGAATGTACAGAACAACCCCAAACGGTAAAATAGTTAAAGCAAATAAAGCTTTTTGTAAAATACTGGGATATAATTCTTTTTCTGAAATTAAAAACTGTAACCTTGAAACAGACTGTGATGTTACCGTAAACAGATTAAAAATTAAAAACACCATAGAAAAGAACGGTTATATTACAGGTTTTGAGAGTATATGGAAAGATAAAAAAAATAAACTGAAATATGTAAGAGAAAATGTCGTTGAATTGCAAGACGAAAAAGGAGATATATATTTTGAAGGAATTGTTGAAAATATTACGGAAGAAAAAAGAAAAGAAAAAGAGCTTCAAGAAATACACGAACTTAATAAGCAAATAATCAATGTCGGAGAACTGGGCTATGCCATATACAAAAGAAACGGAGAATGTGTTTTTGTTTCAGATAATTATGCAACAATTCTCGGGACTGATACCGAAAGTATCTTAAACCAAAATTTCAGAGAAAAAAGAAATTGGAAAAAACTTCAACTTATTAATATTGCCATAGAATGCATAAAAACCGGCTCATCGGAAAAAAGACTTATAGAAGGAACGTCAAACTTCAATAAAGAAGTTTGGATAGAACTTAATTTCAGAAGAATATACAAAGGGGTAGAGCCGAGGTTATTGGTTATAATAAAAGATATCTCGTCTTATATGAGAGCTAAAAGAAAACAAATTCAAACTAAATCAGAATATCTCAGCTTAATAGGCAGCATAAACCTTCCTATTTTCGGAATAGATATTTTCGGAAAAATTAAAGAATGGAATAATGCCGCCGAAATGCTTACGGGGCACAGCAGAAATAAAGTAAAAAACAAACACTTTAAAGACATTTTTATTATACGAGAAGATTCTGTGTTTTCTAACTTAATGAGCTATATTTTATCCGGTAACAGTATTACAAACGAAGAATTAGATATAAAAACAAAAAAAGGAATACTTATAAGAATGCTTATAAGCAGCACAACACAAATTGATGAAAACGAAAACGTAAGTCGTATAATATGCATAGCACAAGATATTACAGAAAGAGAAATATACAAAGCGGATTTAGAAAAGAAAGTTGAAGAAAGAACACATAAATTAATCGAAGCACTGGAAAAAGAAAAAGAACTAAGCGAATTAAAATCACAGTTTGTATCAATGGCTTCTCACGAATTCAGAACACCTCTGTCAGCAATAAAATTTGCAGCCGGTTTTGTAAAAAAATATTACGACAGAGCCGAAAAGGAAAAAATATTGAAAAAAGCCGAAAAAATTGAAACACAAGTCAACCATATGACTAAATTACTTGAAGACGTTTTGACAATAGGAAAAATAGAAAACGGTAAAATTAAATACAACCCGCAAAGAATTGATATGATAGAAGAACTTGAAACTATCATTGAAGATGTTATAATAGCAACAAAAAACTCTCATAAGATTAATTTCAAATGCAATAAAAATAAATGTATAATAACCTCAGACACAAAGATTCTAAGAAATATTTTTATAAACTTGCTGAGTAATGCCATAAAATTTTCGCCTGATGCCGATGAAGTAATATTTAATGTATCTGTAAACAAAAAAGACATCAAATTCGAAGTCATAGACAAAGGAATCGGAATAAAAGAAGAAGAACTGAAAAGCATTTTTAATCCATTCAGAAGAGGAAGAAATGTTGAAACAATACAAGGAACAGGACTCGGACTTGCCATAGTAAAAGAATCTGTAGAATTACTAAAAGGTGATGTTACCGTAGAAAGCGACCAAAGAAAAGGAACAAAATTTACGATAATATTACAAAAACAACAACAAATCAGATTCCGTAACATATCAGAACAGTTTATTGAGAGTTAA
- a CDS encoding response regulator yields the protein MKKKRILIIDDFAPLLEEVSDFLTFEGFKTYTAKNGVEGVQMVIQHSPDLIICDIEMPKMGGYEVLKTIEKIPSYSAPFIFLTARAQVEDFKAGLKLGADDYITKPLEMDNLLFCVKKRLEKHEHLKNTHKKEFESLLHNPFIGIFIFKEDHFFLINEKLQEITGYSKQVLNNISLSKIIINDPELILAKLKSVLNKIHDSVQLKISFINKTKKAVFIDVFAKHIEIGNRSSLIGTVKQINNASENTKTYNIENNEFRKIVDFLLSTGKEKIAEEILNIKNILTFDEETNRNKIKEKVKLTKRELEVLQLICDGFTNVKIAEKLFISNRTVDNHRANLLLKTSTGNTASLVAFAIKNNFVK from the coding sequence ATGAAGAAAAAAAGAATTCTAATAATTGACGATTTTGCTCCACTTTTGGAAGAGGTTTCTGACTTTTTAACATTTGAAGGCTTTAAAACCTATACTGCAAAGAATGGAGTAGAGGGTGTTCAAATGGTAATACAACACAGTCCGGATTTAATTATATGCGATATAGAAATGCCTAAGATGGGAGGTTATGAGGTGCTTAAGACAATTGAGAAAATTCCTTCATATTCCGCCCCTTTTATTTTCTTAACAGCCAGAGCTCAAGTGGAGGACTTTAAAGCAGGTCTGAAATTAGGTGCTGACGATTACATTACAAAACCTCTGGAAATGGATAACCTTTTGTTTTGTGTAAAAAAAAGACTTGAAAAACATGAACACCTTAAAAATACCCATAAAAAAGAATTTGAATCACTTCTGCATAATCCGTTCATAGGTATTTTTATATTTAAAGAAGATCATTTCTTTCTTATTAACGAGAAATTGCAAGAAATAACCGGATACTCAAAACAAGTACTAAACAATATCTCTTTGAGTAAAATTATTATTAATGATCCCGAATTAATATTGGCAAAATTAAAATCCGTTCTTAATAAAATACACGACTCGGTCCAATTGAAAATTTCTTTTATCAACAAAACTAAAAAAGCTGTTTTTATTGATGTTTTTGCAAAACATATTGAAATAGGAAACCGGAGCTCTCTTATCGGAACCGTAAAACAAATTAATAATGCTTCTGAAAATACAAAAACTTATAATATCGAAAACAATGAGTTTCGAAAAATTGTAGATTTTTTGTTATCAACCGGAAAAGAAAAAATCGCCGAAGAAATTCTTAATATCAAAAATATTTTAACATTCGACGAAGAAACAAATCGAAACAAAATTAAAGAAAAAGTAAAATTGACAAAAAGGGAATTAGAAGTTTTACAACTTATATGCGACGGTTTTACAAATGTAAAAATTGCCGAAAAACTTTTTATCAGCAACAGAACAGTTGATAACCACAGAGCCAATTTATTATTAAAAACAAGCACAGGTAACACAGCCTCTCTTGTTGCTTTTGCAATAAAAAATAATTTCGTAAAGTAA
- a CDS encoding response regulator, with translation MKNQILVVEDNIAVREEICDILSMEGYNVTEAKNGKIGLEEIRILRPKLVITDIVMPEMGGFELFRQIRKNPKTRDIPVIFLSAKAEKTAVEKAKCLNNDLYIIKPVSSEILINKIKLILIGNK, from the coding sequence ATGAAAAATCAAATACTAGTTGTCGAAGACAATATAGCCGTTAGAGAAGAAATATGTGATATACTGTCAATGGAAGGCTATAATGTTACAGAAGCAAAAAACGGGAAAATCGGTCTTGAAGAAATAAGAATATTAAGACCAAAATTAGTGATAACTGATATTGTAATGCCCGAAATGGGCGGATTTGAACTATTCCGGCAAATCAGAAAGAATCCAAAAACACGAGATATTCCGGTTATATTCCTTTCGGCTAAAGCAGAAAAAACTGCTGTCGAAAAAGCAAAATGTCTAAATAACGATTTATACATAATCAAACCTGTCAGCTCAGAAATATTAATAAATAAAATTAAATTAATCTTGATTGGTAACAAATAA